One window of Flavobacterium dauae genomic DNA carries:
- a CDS encoding PIG-L family deacetylase yields the protein MKNNIIYIFCALFMQNIIAQKPQTPTPSEIYFQMEKLNVLASAMYIAAHPDDENTRLITYLTHHDKAYTNYLSLTRGNGGQNLISNELGIDLGVIRTNELWNARKIDGGKQFFSTADDFGFSKHPKEAFSKWNKDLLLKQMVYMIRKEQPDVIVNRFDHRTAGTTHGHHTASAQLSKLAFSLANNKNYTDLSQESTETWQPKRLFFNVSWFFFGSKQAFDKADKSKYIPLNIGIFYNQLGKNNQEIASLSRSQHQSQGFGDMSSRGEEIDYVELIDGDALKSSDLFEGIDTSWNRIKGGNNIQPLVTQLINEYDFKDPSKSINLLTKIYSEIDKLPETIWKTRKQNEVKELIKNCAGLFLDITTNEPYTTPNENVDVKVEVANRSNQTIILKDVTINNNKTIVGKSLANQEVYYDYFNTKFTNQDYTNFKFINTFNDFKTQFNSTQKNTIGLEVNGVYLSYTLPIQYHYKDVAKGEIYKPFHIVPAVSVRFNQSTYITNNKQEQKFEIVTDNYSDENLKGTLFVTNSKNEEVYQKEITLNESEKNKTFIINKNFSNDTYKAHFKQNNNSYDNGIKWVDYSHIPLNYYFKSAETKVVSFNKSVLKKSKIGYIVGAGDEIPQVLKDVGYNVDFINLETVKAEDLSKYETIIVGIRAFNTESLLKTKNKLLFDYAKNGGTVVVQYQTNTNLQTNEVAPYKLTIGKTRITDENAVVNFINPNETVLNKPFKITQENFKNWVQEQGLYYADDFAGEFQPVFTSHDFDEKDTNGALLIAKHGKGYYVYTGLSFFRQLPTGNTGALELFINLIELKNE from the coding sequence ATGAAAAACAACATTATATATATCTTTTGTGCGTTATTTATGCAAAACATCATTGCTCAAAAACCACAAACCCCTACTCCGTCTGAAATTTATTTTCAAATGGAAAAACTGAACGTTTTGGCAAGTGCTATGTACATTGCCGCACATCCCGATGACGAAAACACTCGACTAATTACCTATTTAACGCATCACGATAAAGCCTACACCAATTATTTGTCGTTAACGCGCGGTAATGGCGGGCAAAATTTGATTAGCAACGAATTGGGAATCGATTTAGGTGTTATTAGAACCAACGAATTGTGGAATGCAAGAAAAATAGACGGCGGAAAACAGTTTTTTTCTACTGCCGATGATTTTGGATTTTCAAAACATCCCAAAGAAGCTTTTTCAAAGTGGAATAAAGACTTGTTGTTGAAACAGATGGTTTATATGATTCGCAAAGAGCAACCCGACGTTATTGTAAACCGTTTTGATCACAGAACGGCTGGAACAACACACGGGCATCATACAGCATCTGCGCAATTATCTAAACTGGCATTTAGTTTAGCAAACAATAAAAATTATACTGATTTATCACAAGAAAGCACCGAAACCTGGCAGCCAAAACGATTGTTTTTTAATGTTTCGTGGTTCTTTTTTGGCAGCAAACAAGCATTTGATAAAGCCGATAAATCAAAATACATTCCGTTGAATATTGGCATATTTTACAATCAGTTGGGGAAGAATAATCAAGAAATTGCTTCGTTAAGTCGCAGCCAGCATCAATCACAAGGCTTTGGCGATATGTCATCACGTGGCGAAGAAATTGATTATGTAGAATTGATTGACGGCGATGCGTTAAAATCGAGCGATTTGTTTGAAGGAATTGATACAAGCTGGAATCGTATTAAAGGCGGAAACAACATTCAGCCTTTGGTTACGCAATTAATCAACGAATATGATTTTAAGGATCCGTCGAAATCGATCAATCTACTGACCAAAATTTATTCTGAAATTGATAAATTACCTGAAACCATTTGGAAAACCCGCAAACAAAACGAAGTTAAAGAATTGATTAAAAATTGTGCCGGTTTGTTTTTAGATATCACTACAAACGAACCTTACACTACACCAAACGAAAACGTTGATGTAAAGGTTGAAGTTGCCAACAGATCCAACCAAACCATTATTTTAAAAGATGTTACAATCAATAATAACAAAACAATTGTTGGTAAATCATTAGCAAATCAGGAGGTTTATTACGATTATTTCAATACCAAATTCACCAATCAAGATTACACGAATTTTAAGTTTATCAATACGTTTAATGATTTTAAAACACAGTTTAATTCAACTCAAAAAAATACCATTGGTTTAGAAGTTAACGGCGTTTATTTATCGTACACCTTACCTATTCAATACCATTACAAAGATGTTGCAAAAGGCGAAATTTATAAACCTTTCCATATTGTCCCTGCTGTTTCTGTCCGGTTTAATCAATCGACTTATATCACCAATAATAAACAAGAACAAAAATTTGAAATTGTTACAGATAACTATTCAGATGAAAACCTAAAAGGTACTTTGTTTGTCACAAATTCTAAAAATGAAGAGGTGTATCAGAAAGAAATCACTCTGAATGAGAGCGAAAAAAACAAAACGTTTATTATCAATAAAAATTTTTCGAACGATACATACAAAGCACATTTCAAGCAGAATAATAACAGTTATGATAATGGAATAAAATGGGTTGATTACAGTCATATTCCTTTAAATTATTATTTTAAGTCTGCCGAAACAAAAGTGGTATCTTTCAATAAAAGTGTTTTAAAGAAATCTAAAATCGGATATATTGTTGGTGCAGGCGACGAAATTCCGCAGGTTTTAAAAGATGTTGGCTACAACGTAGATTTTATTAATTTAGAAACTGTAAAAGCTGAAGATTTATCAAAATACGAAACCATTATTGTTGGAATTCGTGCTTTTAACACCGAAAGTTTGTTAAAAACAAAAAATAAATTGTTGTTTGATTATGCAAAAAACGGCGGAACGGTTGTTGTGCAGTATCAAACCAATACCAATTTGCAAACCAATGAAGTTGCTCCGTACAAATTAACCATCGGTAAAACACGAATTACCGACGAAAATGCGGTGGTGAATTTTATTAATCCGAACGAAACGGTTTTAAACAAACCATTTAAAATTACACAAGAAAACTTTAAAAACTGGGTTCAGGAACAAGGTTTGTATTATGCCGATGATTTTGCAGGCGAATTTCAACCGGTTTTTACATCGCACGATTTTGATGAAAAAGATACAAACGGTGCACTGCTTATAGCAAAGCACGGCAAAGGATATTATGTTTACACCGGTTTAAGTTTTTTTAGACAATTACCTACGGGAAATACCGGCGCTTTAGAATTATTTATTAACCTAATTGAATTAAAAAATGAGTGA
- a CDS encoding mechanosensitive ion channel domain-containing protein — MFQNFHLPDYYGKIIATLILIVVIYILRLIIRKVILKFSEYSSKSDNRSKLIIKYFNSLLNILFIIFIILLWGVDTGQLFGFVGAAITFIGVAFFAQWSVLSNFTAGVIMFFAFPFKIGDRIRIQDKDFPIEAEIDDIKAFHTILITSEGERISYPNNLFLQKSVVVL, encoded by the coding sequence ATGTTTCAAAATTTTCATTTGCCTGATTATTACGGAAAAATAATAGCTACGTTAATTTTAATCGTTGTTATTTATATTTTAAGGCTCATTATTCGCAAGGTTATTTTAAAGTTTTCCGAATACTCCTCAAAATCAGACAACCGCAGCAAACTAATTATTAAGTATTTTAATTCGTTGCTTAATATTTTGTTCATTATTTTCATCATACTTTTATGGGGAGTTGATACCGGTCAACTTTTTGGTTTTGTTGGTGCAGCCATTACTTTTATTGGTGTGGCATTTTTTGCACAATGGTCGGTTTTAAGTAATTTCACAGCTGGAGTTATTATGTTTTTTGCCTTTCCGTTTAAAATTGGCGACCGTATAAGAATTCAAGATAAGGATTTCCCTATTGAAGCCGAAATTGATGACATTAAAGCATTTCACACCATATTAATTACCAGTGAAGGCGAACGTATTTCGTATCCAAACAATCTGTTTTTACAAAAATCTGTCGTGGTTTTGTAA